One window from the genome of Sphingomonas lacunae encodes:
- a CDS encoding cell division protein ZapA, with translation MADIELSIAGTRYTLACADGEEDRLRALGAIVAEQVETARAIGPGMSETRALLFAALFLADKLDSAINANSSEGAKADEIVSAIDATTQRLDQMAQKVAQLAARLD, from the coding sequence ATGGCTGATATTGAACTAAGCATTGCCGGAACGCGCTATACGCTCGCTTGCGCCGACGGAGAAGAAGACCGCTTGAGGGCACTCGGCGCCATTGTTGCCGAACAGGTGGAAACTGCCCGCGCCATCGGTCCCGGCATGTCTGAAACACGCGCGCTTTTGTTCGCCGCCCTCTTCCTCGCTGATAAGCTTGATAGTGCAATCAACGCCAATTCCTCCGAAGGCGCGAAGGCCGATGAAATCGTGTCAGCCATTGACGCGACCACGCAACGGTTGGATCAAATGGCGCAAAAGGTGGCGCAACTTGCTGCCAGGCTCGATTGA
- the tkt gene encoding transketolase, whose product MQTDDRQLANAIRALAMDAVEAANSGHPGMPMGMADVATVLYRDFLKHNPADPTWIDRDRFVLSAGHGSMLIYALLHLSGYSNPTIEDIRNFRQLHSPCAGHPENFELPGVECTTGPLGQGLAMAVGMAMAERHLNAVHGDDLVDHRTWVIAGDGCLMEGINHEAIGLAGLHKLGRLTVLWDDNRITIDGDTDLSTSEDIKARYAATGWHVESCDGHDPADIRRAIHAALADSRPSLIACRTIIGFGAPNKQGGHNVHGAPLGAAEIEAARKELGWDAAPFVIPQDIAAAWREVGKARADEQAAWEARLDADTARKDSFLKQFAPVGPQAGPALEAHIAALVADPKAIATRKSSEMALGPLTEAIPQMIGGSADLTGSNNTKTKATTAFSPDDYAGRYVYYGIREFGMAAAMNGMALHGGVVPYGGTFLVFSDYCRNAIRMSALQRAQVIYVLTHDSIGLGEDGPTHQPIEHVMSLRMIPNLNVYRPADAVETAECWALALATPETPSVLALTRQNLPLLRTDASASDNRSAKGAYRLVAASAQRKVVLVATGSEVEIAAKTAAVLESRGIGADVVSMPCWELFDAQSEAYRSDLLPENALIVSIEAGTTLGWQKHIGRNGLAIGIDRFGASAPIAALYDYFGLTAEKIVPQIEAALA is encoded by the coding sequence ATGCAGACCGATGATCGACAGCTTGCCAATGCCATCAGGGCGCTGGCCATGGATGCGGTCGAGGCGGCCAACAGTGGGCACCCAGGGATGCCAATGGGCATGGCCGACGTTGCGACCGTGCTTTATCGTGATTTCTTAAAGCATAATCCGGCTGACCCGACATGGATTGACAGGGATCGCTTCGTTCTCTCGGCCGGCCATGGCTCAATGCTGATTTATGCGCTGTTGCACCTCAGCGGATATAGCAATCCTACGATTGAGGATATTCGCAACTTCCGTCAACTTCACAGCCCATGTGCCGGACATCCCGAGAATTTTGAGCTGCCGGGTGTTGAATGCACCACCGGTCCGCTGGGACAGGGTCTGGCGATGGCGGTTGGCATGGCGATGGCCGAACGCCACCTCAATGCCGTTCACGGTGATGATCTGGTCGACCATCGCACCTGGGTGATCGCTGGCGACGGTTGCCTGATGGAAGGTATCAACCATGAGGCGATCGGTCTGGCCGGGCTGCACAAGCTGGGCAGGCTGACCGTACTTTGGGATGACAATCGCATCACTATTGACGGCGACACCGACCTGTCGACCAGCGAAGACATAAAGGCGCGCTATGCCGCGACGGGCTGGCATGTGGAAAGCTGCGACGGGCATGATCCGGCGGATATTCGCCGCGCAATCCACGCTGCCCTGGCCGACTCGCGGCCGTCGTTGATCGCCTGTCGGACGATCATCGGCTTTGGCGCGCCGAACAAGCAGGGTGGTCACAATGTGCATGGCGCTCCCCTGGGTGCTGCCGAGATCGAGGCAGCGCGCAAGGAATTGGGTTGGGATGCGGCGCCGTTCGTCATTCCGCAGGACATTGCCGCCGCTTGGCGTGAGGTGGGCAAAGCACGCGCCGACGAGCAGGCTGCGTGGGAGGCGCGCCTCGATGCCGATACGGCGCGCAAGGACTCCTTCCTGAAGCAATTTGCTCCGGTTGGCCCCCAGGCTGGTCCGGCGCTCGAAGCGCACATTGCGGCTCTGGTTGCCGATCCCAAGGCGATTGCCACGCGCAAATCATCCGAGATGGCGTTGGGCCCGTTGACCGAGGCCATACCGCAGATGATCGGCGGTTCGGCTGATTTGACCGGATCGAACAACACCAAGACCAAGGCGACAACGGCCTTTTCGCCCGATGATTATGCCGGGCGCTATGTCTATTATGGCATTCGCGAATTCGGCATGGCGGCGGCGATGAATGGCATGGCGCTGCATGGCGGTGTGGTGCCCTATGGCGGGACCTTCCTTGTCTTTTCCGACTATTGCAGGAACGCCATCCGCATGTCGGCACTGCAACGCGCCCAGGTCATTTATGTGCTGACGCACGACAGCATCGGCCTGGGCGAGGACGGCCCGACCCACCAACCCATCGAACATGTCATGTCGTTGCGCATGATCCCCAACCTCAACGTTTATCGACCTGCCGACGCAGTTGAGACGGCCGAATGCTGGGCGCTGGCGCTTGCAACCCCTGAAACCCCGTCGGTGCTGGCATTGACCCGCCAGAATTTGCCTTTGCTCCGCACAGATGCATCCGCTTCGGACAATCGATCGGCCAAGGGTGCCTATCGCCTGGTCGCCGCCAGCGCACAGCGCAAGGTTGTGCTCGTTGCCACAGGGTCTGAAGTCGAGATTGCGGCCAAAACCGCAGCGGTGCTGGAAAGCAGGGGCATAGGTGCCGATGTCGTTTCAATGCCCTGTTGGGAATTGTTCGATGCCCAGTCCGAGGCCTATCGTTCCGACCTGTTGCCAGAGAATGCCCTGATTGTTTCAATCGAAGCGGGCACGACGTTAGGATGGCAGAAACATATTGGCCGCAATGGCCTTGCAATCGGCATTGACCGCTTTGGTGCGTCAGCTCCGATTGCGGCGCTTTATGACTATTTCGGCCTGACCGCCGAGAAGATTGTACCACAGATCGAGGCCGCCCTGGCCTGA
- a CDS encoding DUF2842 domain-containing protein — protein sequence MSDNPYHTPTPSWRKPVGMALILLFIGVYAWGVITIIEQLGDLPSWLLVVIYALAGVAWIAPLKPLLMWMETGRLRHFPDE from the coding sequence ATGAGCGACAATCCCTATCACACACCGACACCCAGCTGGCGCAAGCCAGTCGGCATGGCGCTGATCCTGTTGTTCATCGGCGTATATGCTTGGGGCGTCATCACCATCATCGAACAGCTTGGCGACCTGCCGTCCTGGTTGCTGGTGGTTATCTATGCACTGGCAGGCGTGGCATGGATCGCCCCGCTCAAACCGCTTCTGATGTGGATGGAGACGGGGCGGTTGCGCCACTTTCCCGATGAATGA
- the efp gene encoding elongation factor P encodes MKISGVDIRPGNILEYEGGIWKVAKIQHTQPGKGGAFMQVEMKNLIDGRKTNVRFRSADTVEKVRLDTKDFQFLYAEGESLVFMDKDSYEQINLERDLLGDAADFLQDGMDVILELWEERPISVELPETIEATIVEADAVVKGQTASSSFKPAILDNGVRVMVPPHITSGTRIVVNVYDREYVKRAD; translated from the coding sequence ATGAAGATCAGCGGCGTGGACATTCGTCCCGGCAATATCCTGGAATATGAAGGCGGCATCTGGAAGGTTGCCAAGATCCAGCACACCCAGCCCGGCAAGGGCGGCGCGTTCATGCAGGTCGAGATGAAGAACCTGATCGACGGTCGCAAGACCAACGTCCGCTTCCGCAGCGCCGACACGGTCGAAAAGGTCCGTCTGGATACCAAGGATTTCCAGTTCCTTTATGCCGAGGGCGAGAGCCTCGTGTTCATGGACAAGGACAGCTATGAGCAGATTAACCTCGAGCGCGACCTGCTCGGCGATGCGGCCGACTTCCTGCAGGATGGCATGGATGTGATCCTTGAGCTTTGGGAAGAGCGCCCGATCTCGGTTGAACTGCCCGAAACCATCGAGGCGACCATTGTCGAAGCCGATGCCGTGGTGAAGGGCCAGACGGCCTCGTCGAGCTTCAAACCGGCGATCCTTGACAATGGCGTGCGCGTGATGGTGCCGCCGCACATCACCAGCGGCACGCGTATCGTGGTCAACGTCTATGACCGCGAATATGTGAAGCGCGCCGACTGA
- the gap gene encoding type I glyceraldehyde-3-phosphate dehydrogenase — MAIKVAINGFGRIGRNVARAILERTDHDIELVSINDLASATANAMLFQRDSVHGPLGGTVEVDGNDLVINGKRIHVTAERDPANLPHGAQGIDIVLECTGFFTDRASCEKHLAAGAKKVLISAPGKNVDLTVVFGVNHDKLEASHTIVSNASCTTNCLAPFAKVLNDAIGIERGLMTTVHAYTNDQKILDQIHEDPRRARAAAMSMIPTTTGAARAVGEVLPELKGKLDGSAIRVPTPNVSVVDLTFQPKRDTTKEEVNALLKAAAEGPLKGVLGYSDEPLVSIDYNHCPNSSTIDSLETAVIDGKLVRVLSWYDNEWGFSNRMVDTAGAMGKLL; from the coding sequence ATGGCTATCAAGGTTGCCATTAACGGTTTCGGTCGCATCGGCCGCAATGTTGCCCGCGCCATTCTGGAACGCACCGATCATGACATTGAATTGGTGTCGATCAATGATCTTGCCTCGGCCACAGCCAACGCCATGCTGTTTCAGCGGGACAGCGTCCATGGACCGCTCGGTGGCACGGTTGAGGTTGATGGCAATGACCTGGTGATCAACGGCAAGCGCATTCATGTGACCGCAGAGCGCGACCCGGCCAACCTGCCGCATGGCGCGCAGGGCATCGACATTGTGTTGGAATGCACTGGTTTCTTTACTGATCGCGCGTCATGCGAAAAGCATCTTGCCGCGGGTGCCAAGAAGGTGCTGATTTCAGCACCGGGCAAGAATGTCGATTTGACCGTTGTTTTCGGGGTCAACCATGACAAGCTGGAAGCCAGCCATACCATTGTGTCGAACGCCAGCTGCACGACCAACTGCCTCGCGCCGTTCGCCAAGGTGCTGAACGATGCCATCGGTATCGAGCGCGGCCTGATGACGACGGTGCATGCCTATACAAACGACCAGAAGATCCTCGACCAGATCCATGAAGATCCGCGCCGCGCCCGTGCCGCCGCCATGTCGATGATCCCGACCACCACAGGTGCAGCCCGTGCCGTCGGCGAAGTGCTGCCCGAACTGAAGGGCAAGCTCGACGGTTCGGCGATCCGGGTGCCGACCCCGAACGTCTCGGTTGTCGACCTGACCTTCCAGCCGAAGCGCGACACGACCAAGGAAGAGGTCAACGCCCTGCTCAAGGCCGCCGCAGAAGGCCCTCTGAAGGGCGTGCTCGGCTATTCGGACGAGCCGCTGGTGTCGATCGATTATAACCACTGCCCGAACAGCTCGACCATCGACAGCCTGGAAACGGCGGTCATCGACGGCAAGCTGGTGCGCGTGCTGAGTTGGTATGACAATGAATGGGGCTTTTCCAACCGCATGGTCGATACGGCCGGCGCGATGGGCAAGCTGCTCTGA
- a CDS encoding DUF11 domain-containing protein → MIRKFIPFFAAIAALGAVPAAAQATANAVAINSDVLVERTVTDPSGRSQTTLEEPATVVPGDRLVFVLRYRNNGAQPATDFVVTNPLPAAVAFDSTSDAFATVSVDGGATWGPLASLTVTEADGTSRPARADEVTHVRWAFTQPIPAGEAGRLMFRGVVK, encoded by the coding sequence ATGATCCGCAAGTTTATCCCCTTCTTCGCAGCCATCGCAGCGCTCGGCGCTGTTCCGGCCGCGGCCCAGGCTACCGCCAACGCCGTTGCCATCAACAGCGATGTGCTGGTGGAACGTACCGTCACCGATCCATCGGGCCGGTCCCAGACCACGCTCGAAGAACCGGCCACGGTTGTGCCCGGCGACCGGCTCGTTTTCGTTCTGCGTTACCGGAACAACGGTGCGCAACCGGCGACCGACTTTGTCGTGACCAACCCCCTGCCCGCTGCTGTCGCCTTTGACAGCACGAGCGATGCCTTTGCGACCGTTTCGGTCGACGGCGGCGCCACCTGGGGGCCCCTTGCTTCACTCACTGTGACCGAAGCTGACGGCACCAGCCGTCCAGCCCGGGCAGATGAAGTGACTCATGTCCGCTGGGCCTTCACCCAGCCAATTCCGGCCGGAGAGGCTGGGCGACTGATGTTCCGCGGCGTCGTCAAATAA
- a CDS encoding 5-formyltetrahydrofolate cyclo-ligase yields MNQLTDKQAIRQIIRQRRRDFFGARAGKQWSLPEDRFGQMLDRGTILASYFPHGSEADPEPVVRMALGALATIAYPRVDADGLMRFYTFGPSRSLCRDTANMLAPGKDAWLSRPDVILLPLVAFDRTGTRLGQGGGHYDRAIAALGQLPAPEHTAIARPPIVRIGIAWSVQEHPPLPRDPWDIPLDHIITEQEWITP; encoded by the coding sequence ATGAACCAATTGACCGACAAGCAGGCCATCCGCCAGATCATACGTCAACGTCGGCGTGACTTTTTCGGGGCGCGTGCCGGCAAGCAATGGTCCCTGCCGGAGGACCGCTTCGGCCAAATGCTCGATCGCGGCACCATCCTGGCCAGCTATTTCCCCCACGGCAGCGAGGCTGACCCCGAACCGGTCGTCCGAATGGCACTCGGCGCACTCGCGACCATTGCCTATCCCCGGGTCGATGCCGATGGATTGATGCGATTCTACACCTTCGGCCCCAGCCGCAGCCTATGCCGTGACACGGCGAACATGCTGGCTCCCGGCAAGGATGCTTGGCTGTCCAGACCCGATGTAATCCTGCTGCCATTGGTCGCATTTGACCGCACCGGTACCCGGCTCGGTCAGGGCGGCGGACATTATGACCGGGCCATCGCTGCACTTGGGCAACTGCCAGCCCCTGAACACACTGCTATCGCTCGACCGCCAATTGTCCGCATCGGCATTGCCTGGAGCGTTCAGGAACACCCTCCTCTCCCCCGTGATCCCTGGGACATCCCGCTCGATCACATCATCACCGAACAGGAATGGATCACGCCATGA
- a CDS encoding phosphoglycerate kinase, which produces MTAFRTIDDMGDITGQRVLVRVDLNVPMADGKVTDATRLEAAAPTLNQLAAKGAKVLVLAHFGRPKGKPVAEMSLRQVVDELSDVLGRPVGFLDGCAGQLIAVEVGKLANGSVTVLENTRFHEGEEKNDPALVEQMAKLGDLYVNDAFSAAHRAHASTEGLAHALPAYAGRSMEAELKALDAALGNPAHPVAAVVGGAKVSSKIDVLKHLTGKVDHLIIGGGMANTFLAARGVSVGKSLCEHDLVETANAIFDAADKAGCTIHLPYDVVVAKEFAANPPTRTVNVHEVAADEMILDVGPAAVEALADVLKTCRTLVWNGPLGAFETPPFDTATVALARTAAALTREGSLVSVAGGGDTVAALNHAGAADDFTFVSTAGGAFLEWMEGRELPGVAALLSAAD; this is translated from the coding sequence ATGACCGCATTCCGCACGATTGACGACATGGGAGACATCACCGGCCAGCGCGTGCTGGTGCGCGTTGACCTGAATGTGCCGATGGCGGATGGCAAGGTGACCGATGCGACCCGGCTCGAAGCGGCGGCGCCGACGCTCAACCAACTGGCCGCCAAGGGTGCCAAGGTGCTGGTGCTGGCGCATTTCGGTCGCCCCAAGGGCAAGCCGGTCGCCGAAATGTCGCTTCGTCAGGTGGTCGATGAACTGTCCGACGTGCTCGGCCGTCCGGTCGGCTTCCTTGATGGCTGCGCCGGCCAGTTGATCGCTGTCGAAGTCGGCAAGCTCGCCAACGGATCGGTCACGGTGCTGGAAAACACCCGCTTCCACGAGGGCGAAGAAAAGAATGATCCGGCGCTGGTCGAGCAGATGGCGAAGCTCGGCGACCTGTATGTCAACGACGCCTTTTCAGCGGCGCACCGCGCCCATGCCTCGACCGAGGGGCTGGCCCATGCGTTGCCGGCCTATGCCGGCCGGTCGATGGAAGCCGAACTGAAGGCGCTTGATGCCGCGCTTGGCAATCCTGCCCATCCGGTTGCTGCGGTGGTCGGCGGGGCAAAGGTGTCGTCCAAAATTGATGTGCTCAAGCATCTGACCGGCAAGGTCGACCATCTGATCATCGGTGGCGGTATGGCCAATACGTTCCTGGCTGCGCGCGGAGTTAGTGTCGGCAAGTCGCTGTGCGAACATGATCTGGTCGAGACGGCCAATGCGATCTTTGATGCGGCCGACAAGGCGGGTTGCACCATCCACCTCCCTTATGATGTGGTGGTGGCAAAGGAATTCGCTGCCAATCCGCCGACCCGCACGGTCAATGTCCATGAAGTCGCAGCTGACGAGATGATCCTCGACGTCGGCCCGGCAGCGGTCGAGGCGCTGGCCGATGTGCTCAAGACCTGTCGGACGCTGGTGTGGAATGGTCCCCTAGGTGCGTTTGAAACGCCGCCGTTCGACACGGCAACGGTTGCGTTGGCGCGAACGGCCGCTGCGCTTACCCGCGAAGGCTCACTGGTGTCGGTGGCTGGCGGAGGCGACACGGTGGCAGCATTGAATCATGCTGGCGCTGCTGATGATTTCACCTTTGTGTCGACGGCAGGGGGTGCCTTCCTGGAGTGGATGGAAGGGCGTGAACTGCCGGGTGTTGCTGCGCTGCTCAGCGCTGCCGACTGA
- a CDS encoding DUF11 domain-containing protein, with translation MTPNAFVRPERTLSTFAILCAGVAAFAVPQTAMASGTRAGTVINNTAQASYDSGGSTVTVDSNTHSMTVAELINTTVVWDDSADVGTTPGATTQILTFQVTNTGNGEETFSLAANGGIGGDNYDPAVNLIVIDDGDGVYEPSQDLVYTGAAQNPTLDPDESITVFIISTTPAGVADGARGGVKLTAASTTGTGAPGTTIAGAGEGGSDAVLGTSGGDSDDDGFYLVSSATVSLLKSATVLDPFGGNDAVPGATITYSIVATTTGSGSLPNLVINDSVPTGTTYVAGSIRLGGTTLTDATGDDAGRFSSNAISVALGTVPGGETRTVSFQVTIN, from the coding sequence ATGACACCGAACGCTTTTGTGCGCCCCGAGCGCACCCTTTCCACATTCGCCATCCTGTGCGCAGGCGTTGCTGCTTTCGCGGTTCCGCAGACGGCCATGGCATCCGGCACCCGTGCCGGCACGGTCATCAACAACACCGCACAGGCCAGCTACGACAGTGGTGGCTCCACCGTCACGGTTGATTCGAACACGCACAGTATGACTGTGGCGGAATTGATCAACACGACCGTGGTCTGGGATGACAGCGCGGATGTCGGCACGACACCCGGCGCTACCACGCAGATCCTGACTTTCCAGGTCACCAACACCGGCAATGGCGAAGAAACCTTCAGCCTGGCGGCTAATGGCGGCATTGGCGGGGACAATTATGATCCCGCGGTCAACCTGATCGTCATCGATGACGGTGACGGCGTTTATGAACCGTCGCAGGATCTGGTCTACACTGGCGCGGCCCAGAATCCGACACTGGACCCTGACGAGAGCATCACCGTCTTCATCATTTCGACAACCCCGGCCGGAGTCGCTGATGGCGCGCGCGGCGGTGTCAAGTTGACTGCCGCCTCAACAACCGGAACCGGTGCTCCCGGCACGACCATTGCTGGCGCTGGTGAAGGCGGCAGTGATGCTGTCCTTGGCACTTCAGGCGGCGACAGCGATGACGACGGCTTCTATCTCGTCTCTTCGGCGACTGTTTCCCTGCTGAAGTCGGCCACTGTCCTTGATCCGTTTGGCGGCAATGATGCCGTTCCTGGCGCGACCATCACCTACAGCATTGTGGCAACGACGACCGGATCGGGCAGCCTGCCCAATCTGGTGATCAACGACTCGGTCCCGACCGGCACCACCTATGTGGCCGGATCGATCCGCCTGGGCGGAACCACATTGACCGACGCCACTGGCGATGATGCCGGCCGGTTCAGCTCCAACGCGATCTCGGTCGCGCTCGGCACGGTTCCGGGCGGCGAAACCCGCACCGTGAGCTTCCAGGTCACGATCAACTGA
- a CDS encoding AI-2E family transporter, whose product MTDSFDTDSRAEPSIQDRPSILGGDPLRILVYLSAVALLLGTPFALKAGAEFFLPLVAALVIAIALVPALEWLERRGLPSAVAALLCVLTFILLINGALALIILPASGWFIQLPESLPRIRENLSPLIDFYANLQRFVDDALQSFATNTAAQAQAVAVETPGSLMDYLTSSAPSAAIQTFFAVLLIFFFLSGWTRLRRQAIRSRGSFDSALHTARIIQNVVDATSAYLTTIVLINVGLGLAVALLLWALGMPSPFMWGGIVALCNFVPYVGPIIAAALLAMGGLMTFDSVALALMPAFIQIGLHTVEANIITPMVLGRRLTINPLLILLSLSYWGWVWGAPGAFLAVPLLIIIQTILSSAGEAIVTSPPVRPEPGASATGDARQEKFAGTTEGG is encoded by the coding sequence ATGACGGACAGTTTCGATACTGATTCAAGGGCCGAGCCATCGATCCAAGATCGGCCAAGCATCCTTGGCGGTGACCCTCTGCGCATCCTTGTGTATCTGTCTGCAGTGGCGCTGCTTTTGGGGACACCTTTTGCCCTGAAAGCCGGTGCGGAGTTTTTTCTGCCGCTGGTGGCCGCGCTGGTCATTGCCATCGCCCTGGTCCCCGCGCTGGAGTGGCTGGAAAGGCGGGGGCTGCCGTCCGCTGTCGCCGCACTGCTCTGTGTGCTCACGTTCATTCTGCTGATCAACGGAGCTCTGGCGTTGATCATTCTCCCGGCCAGCGGCTGGTTCATCCAGTTGCCTGAAAGCCTGCCCAGAATTAGGGAAAACCTGTCACCTCTTATTGATTTTTACGCTAATCTTCAGAGGTTTGTCGATGATGCCTTGCAATCATTCGCAACAAATACAGCTGCCCAGGCACAGGCCGTAGCGGTCGAGACGCCAGGGTCGCTCATGGACTATCTGACATCATCGGCGCCATCGGCGGCGATTCAAACCTTCTTTGCCGTGTTGCTCATCTTCTTTTTCCTGTCCGGATGGACCCGGTTGCGGCGACAGGCCATCCGGAGCCGCGGCAGCTTTGACAGTGCGCTCCACACGGCGCGGATTATCCAGAATGTTGTCGATGCCACATCAGCCTATTTGACGACTATTGTCCTTATAAACGTTGGGCTGGGCCTGGCTGTCGCGCTCTTGCTGTGGGCGCTGGGCATGCCATCGCCCTTCATGTGGGGCGGGATTGTCGCACTGTGCAATTTTGTTCCCTATGTCGGTCCGATCATCGCAGCCGCCCTATTGGCGATGGGCGGATTGATGACATTTGACTCAGTGGCTCTGGCATTGATGCCAGCGTTTATCCAGATCGGCCTGCATACCGTTGAAGCAAATATCATAACGCCGATGGTCCTGGGTCGGCGTCTGACCATCAATCCACTGCTGATCCTGCTGTCATTGAGCTATTGGGGGTGGGTATGGGGTGCGCCGGGGGCGTTCCTTGCGGTGCCATTGCTGATCATTATCCAGACAATATTGTCATCTGCCGGCGAGGCAATTGTTACCAGCCCGCCGGTTCGCCCGGAACCGGGCGCGTCTGCGACAGGTGATGCAAGGCAGGAAAAATTTGCCGGAACCACAGAGGGCGGTTGA
- the thiE gene encoding thiamine phosphate synthase: MSIKDIFDADPAEALELDPGFAERFGDQPRPACQLYLISPLETGGDFPARLAEALDAGPVAAFQFRVKGIDQHEAARLAEPLLALCRERDVAFIVNDDMSLAKRIGADGVHLGQGDGDPAEARRVLGPDAQIGVTCHASRHLAMEAAEAGADYVAFGAFFETTTKATEHRADVALPAWWTTVSDVPCVAIGGIDAGNCAPVVAAGADFIAVSSAVWQHPQGPGAGVRALHAGMTGPDAARRHSRE; this comes from the coding sequence ATGAGCATCAAGGATATTTTCGACGCTGACCCAGCCGAAGCGCTGGAACTGGACCCGGGTTTTGCCGAGCGCTTTGGCGACCAGCCGCGTCCCGCCTGTCAGCTGTATCTGATTTCGCCACTCGAGACGGGCGGTGATTTTCCTGCCCGGCTGGCAGAAGCGCTGGACGCCGGGCCAGTCGCTGCGTTCCAGTTCCGCGTCAAAGGTATTGACCAGCATGAGGCCGCCCGGTTGGCCGAACCGCTGCTTGCCCTCTGTCGCGAGCGGGACGTGGCGTTCATCGTCAATGATGACATGAGTCTGGCAAAACGGATCGGCGCCGATGGTGTCCATCTTGGGCAGGGCGATGGCGATCCTGCCGAAGCGCGGCGTGTGCTTGGCCCTGACGCGCAAATTGGCGTGACCTGTCACGCCAGCCGGCATCTGGCGATGGAAGCCGCCGAGGCTGGCGCGGATTATGTGGCCTTTGGCGCCTTTTTCGAGACGACGACCAAGGCAACCGAGCATCGGGCCGATGTCGCCCTGCCAGCCTGGTGGACAACCGTGTCTGATGTTCCGTGCGTGGCGATTGGCGGGATCGACGCCGGCAATTGTGCGCCGGTGGTTGCTGCCGGCGCCGATTTCATCGCTGTTTCGAGCGCAGTGTGGCAGCATCCGCAAGGACCCGGCGCGGGCGTGCGCGCGCTGCATGCGGGGATGACTGGGCCTGATGCTGCCCGACGCCATTCCCGCGAGTGA
- a CDS encoding fructose bisphosphate aldolase — translation MNTDQMTAKMAEGNGFIAALDQSGGSTPKALKGYGIEEDAYNGDEEMFALIHDMRSRIISSPAFASGKVIGAILFERTMDGHVDGKPTPAALIERGVVPFIKIDKGLEDEVNGVQLMKPMPELDALLTKAKALGVYGTKERSVINSANREGIAAVVKQQFEVGAQVLAHGMMPMIEPEVNIKSETRAECDTILLEEILKNLDSVPEGQQVMLKLSLPVVPGTFDPLVDHPKVLRVVALSGGYKRPEACVELSKNRGIIASFSRALLEDLRHQMSDDEFNASLRGAIDEIHKGSTVKA, via the coding sequence ATGAACACAGACCAGATGACCGCCAAGATGGCCGAAGGTAACGGCTTCATTGCAGCCCTCGACCAGAGCGGCGGATCGACGCCCAAGGCTCTCAAGGGCTATGGGATCGAGGAAGACGCCTATAATGGCGATGAGGAAATGTTCGCGCTGATCCACGACATGCGCAGCCGCATCATCAGTTCGCCAGCCTTTGCAAGCGGCAAGGTGATTGGCGCCATCCTGTTCGAACGGACGATGGATGGCCATGTTGATGGCAAGCCGACCCCGGCGGCGCTGATTGAGCGCGGCGTTGTGCCGTTCATCAAGATCGACAAGGGCCTCGAGGATGAGGTGAACGGCGTCCAACTGATGAAGCCGATGCCCGAACTTGATGCGCTGCTGACCAAGGCGAAGGCTCTCGGCGTCTATGGGACCAAGGAGCGCTCGGTGATCAATTCGGCCAACCGCGAGGGCATCGCCGCCGTCGTCAAGCAGCAGTTTGAGGTTGGCGCGCAGGTGCTCGCCCATGGCATGATGCCGATGATCGAGCCAGAGGTGAACATCAAGAGTGAGACCCGCGCCGAGTGTGACACTATCCTGCTTGAGGAAATCCTCAAGAATCTTGACAGCGTGCCCGAGGGTCAGCAGGTGATGCTCAAGCTCTCGCTTCCGGTTGTGCCGGGGACATTCGATCCGCTGGTCGACCATCCCAAGGTGCTGCGCGTCGTCGCACTCTCGGGCGGCTACAAGCGTCCCGAAGCCTGCGTCGAACTGTCAAAGAACCGCGGCATCATCGCCAGCTTCAGCCGCGCCCTGCTCGAAGACCTGCGCCACCAGATGAGCGATGACGAGTTCAACGCCTCGTTGCGCGGCGCCATTGACGAAATCCACAAGGGTTCGACGGTCAAGGCTTGA